One Gordonia mangrovi genomic region harbors:
- the sufC gene encoding Fe-S cluster assembly ATPase SufC has protein sequence MTTLEIRDLHVDVAQSDTDAEPIHILKGVDLTVSSDETHAIMGPNGSGKSTLSYAIAGHPKYQVTQGSITLDGEDVLEMSVDERARAGLFLAMQYPVEVPGVSMSNFLRTAATSVRGEAPKLRHWVKETKEAMTALEIDPSFGERSVNEGFSGGEKKRHEILQLDLLKPRIAILDETDSGLDVDALRVVSEGVNRYKAQEHGGILLITHYTRILRYIKPDYVHVFVNGRVVESAGPELADELEENGYVRFTSAAAAG, from the coding sequence ATGACCACACTGGAAATCCGCGACCTGCACGTCGACGTCGCCCAGAGCGACACCGACGCCGAACCGATCCACATCCTCAAGGGTGTCGACCTCACCGTCTCCTCCGACGAGACGCACGCGATCATGGGCCCCAACGGCTCCGGCAAGTCGACCCTGTCCTATGCCATCGCCGGGCACCCCAAGTACCAGGTGACGCAGGGATCGATCACCCTCGACGGCGAGGACGTCCTGGAGATGAGTGTCGACGAGCGTGCTCGCGCGGGATTGTTCCTCGCGATGCAGTATCCGGTCGAGGTCCCCGGCGTCTCGATGTCGAACTTCCTGCGCACCGCCGCCACCTCCGTCCGGGGTGAGGCCCCCAAGCTGCGTCACTGGGTCAAGGAGACCAAGGAGGCGATGACCGCGCTCGAGATCGATCCGTCGTTCGGTGAGCGCAGCGTCAACGAAGGCTTCTCCGGAGGCGAGAAGAAGCGCCATGAGATCCTGCAGCTCGATCTGCTCAAGCCGCGTATCGCGATCCTCGACGAGACCGACTCCGGTCTCGACGTGGACGCACTGCGTGTGGTGAGCGAGGGAGTCAACCGGTACAAGGCGCAAGAGCACGGTGGCATCCTGCTGATCACCCACTACACGCGGATCCTGCGCTACATCAAACCCGACTACGTACACGTGTTCGTCAACGGGCGGGTGGTGGAATCCGCCGGTCCCGAACTCGCCGACGAACTCGAAGAGAACGGCTACGTGCGGTTCACCTCGGCAGCGGCCGCGGGCTGA
- a CDS encoding ABC transporter permease: MTTAANRFAPGTFAPRPQAASLPTILVAQSRLELTLLLRNGEQLLLTMFIPITLLIGLCLLPLDTDLGASTAERATTFVPAIMTVAVMSTAFTGQAIALGFDRRYGALKRLGATPIPRWGIIAGKSIAVVLVVALQAVILGAIGLAFGWRPSALGILLGALVIAVGTITFSALGLLLGGTLKAEVVLALGNLLWFAMVGVGSLVVMGDRVPEAMQWIARAVPSGALTEALGQATAGSIDFFGIGVLLAWAVVAAVLAVRWFRFE; encoded by the coding sequence ATGACCACAGCTGCCAACCGGTTTGCCCCCGGCACGTTCGCGCCCCGCCCCCAAGCGGCGTCGTTGCCGACGATCCTCGTCGCACAGTCGCGGTTGGAGCTCACGCTGCTGTTGCGCAACGGCGAGCAGTTGCTGCTCACCATGTTCATCCCGATCACTCTGCTGATCGGTCTGTGTCTGCTGCCACTGGACACCGATCTCGGCGCGTCCACCGCCGAACGCGCGACCACTTTCGTCCCGGCCATCATGACGGTCGCGGTGATGTCGACGGCATTCACCGGGCAGGCCATCGCCCTGGGGTTCGACCGGAGGTACGGGGCGCTCAAACGACTGGGTGCCACCCCGATCCCGCGTTGGGGCATCATCGCGGGCAAGTCGATCGCGGTCGTACTCGTGGTCGCCCTGCAGGCCGTCATCCTCGGGGCGATCGGTCTCGCGTTCGGCTGGCGACCATCGGCGCTCGGTATCCTCCTCGGAGCGCTCGTCATCGCGGTCGGGACCATCACCTTCTCGGCTCTGGGACTGCTGCTCGGCGGCACGCTGAAGGCCGAGGTGGTGCTGGCGCTGGGCAACCTGCTGTGGTTCGCGATGGTCGGCGTCGGCAGCCTGGTGGTGATGGGCGATCGGGTCCCCGAAGCGATGCAGTGGATCGCCCGCGCCGTCCCGTCCGGCGCGCTGACCGAGGCCCTCGGTCAAGCGACCGCGGGTTCGATCGATTTCTTCGGCATAGGTGTGTTGCTCGCATGGGCGGTGGTGGCCGCTGTGCTCGCGGTGAGGTGGTTCCGGTTCGAATGA
- the mptB gene encoding polyprenol phosphomannose-dependent alpha 1,6 mannosyltransferase MptB: protein MRGAVDYLGLRRPRPRRDNGAADDATERRGDYGKTVARLHDDEREVGPLNDAENRRLLRIKLFGATGSVLLLIGSLGTGAIPVLQNPVAGMRVLSLPSRMWSTALTLSIGGTIMLVVAWLLIGRFAVGRFGVEVLHGRSPDRRMTRRQADRTLMLWIAPIIVAPPLLSKDIYSYLAQSAIAHRGMDPYVISPVRGLGVDHVLTRSVPNLWRDTPAPYGPLFLWLGKGITAVTGENITAAIFAHRLLALVGIALIVWALPRLARRCGVSSVAALWLGAMNPLLILHLVGGIHNEALMLGMMLVGLELCFRAIYGSERLRRPGSVWPSSAGWILIAGTAVISASAMVKVTSMLALGFVGIALAQRWGAYLPALRHAPVRQWWDRSRRSIAALAASAATLAGVLVVVMVGICVGTGLGFGWTSTLSTGDVVRSWMSMPTLLSVTTGRLGVALGLGDQTQAILEVGRPLGQLIAAGFIVRWMLACLGGRLHPLGALGVSMATVVVFFPFVQAWYLLWAVIPLAAWATRPWFRITTIAISAIIAIVVMPTSSNTSGVVLAQGLLAGVIMVAVMTALFFEDLPIQRWWRTWRTEHRDPEPAPDDAHSG, encoded by the coding sequence CTGCGGGGGGCGGTGGACTACCTCGGCCTGCGCCGGCCCCGTCCCCGCCGAGACAACGGCGCCGCCGACGACGCCACCGAACGGCGCGGCGACTACGGCAAGACGGTTGCCCGGCTCCACGACGACGAGCGCGAAGTCGGCCCACTCAACGACGCCGAGAACCGGCGGCTGCTACGCATCAAGTTGTTCGGTGCCACCGGGTCGGTGCTGCTGCTGATCGGCTCGCTCGGCACCGGCGCGATCCCCGTGCTGCAGAACCCGGTGGCCGGGATGCGAGTGCTCTCGCTGCCCTCTCGCATGTGGAGCACGGCGCTGACCTTGTCGATCGGCGGCACCATCATGCTCGTGGTGGCGTGGCTGTTGATCGGCCGATTCGCCGTCGGACGCTTCGGTGTCGAAGTCCTGCACGGACGCAGCCCCGACCGTCGGATGACCCGCCGGCAGGCCGATCGCACCCTGATGCTGTGGATCGCGCCGATCATCGTGGCGCCCCCGCTGCTGTCCAAAGACATCTACTCGTATCTGGCGCAGAGTGCGATTGCCCATCGCGGCATGGATCCCTACGTCATCAGTCCGGTCCGCGGCCTCGGCGTCGATCACGTGCTGACCCGATCGGTGCCCAACCTGTGGCGCGACACCCCGGCGCCCTACGGCCCGCTGTTCCTGTGGCTCGGCAAGGGCATCACCGCGGTGACCGGTGAGAACATCACCGCAGCCATCTTCGCGCACCGACTGCTGGCGTTGGTGGGCATCGCGCTGATCGTGTGGGCGCTGCCGCGGCTCGCGCGACGCTGCGGCGTGTCGTCGGTGGCCGCGTTGTGGCTGGGCGCGATGAACCCACTGCTGATCCTGCATCTGGTCGGCGGCATCCACAACGAAGCCCTGATGCTCGGCATGATGCTGGTGGGCCTCGAGCTGTGTTTCCGCGCCATCTACGGGAGCGAACGATTACGCAGACCCGGCTCGGTCTGGCCGTCGTCGGCGGGATGGATCCTGATCGCGGGCACCGCGGTGATCTCCGCATCGGCCATGGTGAAGGTGACGTCGATGCTGGCGCTCGGGTTCGTCGGCATCGCGCTGGCCCAACGCTGGGGTGCCTACCTACCCGCCCTGCGCCACGCCCCGGTGCGCCAGTGGTGGGATCGGTCACGTCGATCCATCGCCGCTCTCGCCGCCTCGGCAGCCACTCTGGCCGGTGTGCTCGTGGTGGTGATGGTGGGCATCTGCGTCGGCACCGGCCTCGGCTTCGGTTGGACCAGCACCCTGTCCACCGGTGACGTAGTGCGCTCGTGGATGTCGATGCCGACACTGCTGTCGGTCACCACCGGACGGCTCGGCGTCGCGCTGGGCCTCGGTGATCAGACACAGGCGATTCTGGAGGTCGGACGACCGCTGGGCCAGCTCATCGCCGCCGGGTTCATCGTCCGATGGATGCTCGCCTGCCTCGGCGGACGGCTGCATCCACTCGGCGCACTCGGTGTGTCAATGGCCACAGTGGTCGTCTTCTTCCCGTTCGTGCAGGCCTGGTATCTCCTGTGGGCAGTCATCCCACTGGCCGCGTGGGCGACCCGCCCGTGGTTTCGCATCACCACCATCGCCATCTCGGCGATCATCGCCATCGTCGTGATGCCCACCAGCTCCAACACCAGTGGAGTGGTTCTGGCACAAGGACTTCTCGCCGGAGTGATCATGGTCGCGGTGATGACTGCCCTGTTCTTCGAGGATCTGCCGATTCAGCGCTGGTGGCGCACGTGGCGCACCGAGCACCGAGACCCGGAACCGGCGCCCGACGATGCGCACAGCGGCTGA
- a CDS encoding metal-sulfur cluster assembly factor, translating into MSEETTTPEAPNTSLPQLEDVEEAMRDVVDPELGINVVDLGLVYGIEVTDEAVAKIDMTLTSAACPLTDVIEDQSRGALVTSGLCTDLEINWVWIPPWGPDKITDDGREQLRALGFTV; encoded by the coding sequence ATGAGTGAGGAAACCACCACACCCGAGGCACCGAACACGTCGCTGCCTCAACTCGAGGACGTCGAAGAGGCGATGCGCGACGTCGTCGACCCGGAATTGGGCATCAACGTCGTCGACCTCGGTCTGGTCTACGGCATCGAGGTCACCGACGAGGCGGTCGCCAAGATCGACATGACCCTGACCTCGGCTGCCTGCCCGTTGACCGACGTCATCGAGGACCAATCGCGCGGCGCGCTGGTCACCAGCGGATTGTGCACCGATCTCGAGATCAACTGGGTGTGGATCCCACCGTGGGGCCCGGACAAGATCACCGACGACGGCCGCGAGCAGCTGCGGGCGCTCGGGTTCACCGTCTAG
- a CDS encoding DnaJ family domain-containing protein — MIREATERGEFDNVPGMGKPLDLSDADDPDWWVKRKIRDENLDSSALLPMPLQLRKEAQGFPDSLGNIADEAAVRQILGDFNRRVREAHLGSRAGLPTLITVHTVDVDDMVLQWRELRRR; from the coding sequence ATGATTCGGGAGGCCACCGAGCGCGGCGAGTTCGACAACGTGCCCGGCATGGGAAAGCCGTTGGACCTCAGTGACGCCGATGACCCCGACTGGTGGGTCAAACGCAAGATTCGTGACGAGAACCTGGACTCCTCGGCACTGCTTCCGATGCCGCTGCAACTCCGGAAAGAGGCGCAGGGCTTTCCGGACTCGCTGGGCAACATCGCCGACGAGGCCGCAGTGCGCCAGATCCTGGGCGATTTCAATCGTCGTGTGCGCGAGGCCCACCTGGGCAGTCGGGCCGGATTGCCGACGCTGATCACCGTGCACACGGTCGACGTGGACGACATGGTGCTGCAGTGGCGGGAGCTGCGCCGGCGCTGA
- a CDS encoding ABC transporter ATP-binding protein — protein sequence MSTDNAVSTDRGATTRPALHVTGLVKRYDEHTAVDGLDLRLEPGSILALLGPNGAGKTTTVEICEGFLTADAGCVRVLGLDPIADNDALRRRIGVMLQGGGAYPGARAEEMLRLCASYSADPIDPGWLLDVLGLADCARTSFRRLSGGQQQRLSLACAIVGRPELVFLDEPTAGLDAHARILVWELIDRLRGDGVSVLLTTHLMDEAEELADDVVIIDHGRVVAAGTPADLTSRGAENELRFSAPRGLDVALLLLALPEGYRCTETAPGSYLVHGPVTPQVLATVTAWFAKIDVLATDLRVETRSLSDVFLDLTGRALRS from the coding sequence ATGAGCACCGACAACGCAGTGAGCACCGACCGCGGGGCGACCACCCGCCCGGCCCTGCACGTCACCGGCCTCGTCAAACGCTACGACGAACACACCGCCGTCGATGGTCTCGATCTGCGGCTCGAACCGGGCTCGATCCTGGCGTTGCTCGGTCCCAACGGAGCGGGCAAGACCACCACCGTGGAGATCTGTGAGGGCTTCCTGACCGCCGACGCCGGTTGTGTGCGGGTGCTGGGTCTCGACCCGATCGCCGACAACGACGCGCTACGCCGTCGCATCGGGGTCATGCTGCAGGGCGGCGGCGCCTATCCGGGCGCGCGGGCCGAGGAGATGCTCCGGCTGTGCGCGTCCTACAGCGCCGACCCCATCGATCCGGGTTGGCTGCTCGACGTTCTCGGCCTCGCCGACTGTGCGCGTACCTCATTCCGCCGGCTGTCCGGCGGTCAACAGCAGCGGCTGTCGCTGGCCTGCGCCATCGTCGGGCGTCCCGAGCTGGTATTCCTCGACGAACCCACCGCCGGTCTCGACGCCCACGCCCGGATCCTGGTGTGGGAGCTGATCGACCGTCTGCGCGGCGATGGGGTGTCGGTGCTGTTGACCACACATCTGATGGATGAGGCCGAAGAACTCGCCGACGACGTGGTGATCATCGACCACGGCCGGGTCGTGGCCGCGGGCACACCGGCCGACCTCACCAGCCGCGGCGCCGAGAACGAATTACGGTTCTCCGCACCTCGCGGTCTCGACGTCGCGCTACTGCTGCTGGCCTTGCCCGAGGGCTACCGATGCACAGAGACCGCCCCGGGCAGCTATCTGGTGCACGGCCCGGTGACTCCTCAGGTGCTGGCCACCGTGACCGCATGGTTCGCCAAGATCGACGTGCTCGCCACCGACCTGCGGGTGGAGACCCGCAGCCTGTCCGACGTGTTCCTCGATCTCACCGGGCGGGCCCTGCGCTCATGA
- a CDS encoding cysteine desulfurase, whose amino-acid sequence MTISPDVVSRPIDVDRLRADFPILSRTVRDGKRLVYLDSGATSQRPVQVLDAERDFLTSHNAAVHRGAHQLAEEATDAYEAARAKIAGFVGATSETIVFTKNATEAINLVAYTLGDDRSAALMGGRRLGPGDTVVVTELEHHANLVPWQELCRRTGATLKWYGVTEDGRIDLDSLELDDTVKIVSITHQSNVTGAVTDVAELVRRARAVDARVVLDACQSVPHAPVDLAELDVDFAAFSGHKMFGPSGVGVLYGKSELLESLPPFITGGSMIEMVTMETSTYAPAPQRFEAGVPMTSQVVGLGAAVDYLTGIGMEAIAAHEHHLTEYALERLAAIDGVRIIGPETATDRGGAVAFLTDGVHAHDLGQILDDEGVAIRVGHHCAWPLHRRFGVAATARASFAAYNTTSEVDALADAIVKAQRFFGVR is encoded by the coding sequence GTGACGATCTCACCCGATGTGGTGTCACGGCCGATCGACGTGGACCGGCTGAGGGCCGACTTCCCGATCCTGTCGCGGACGGTGCGCGACGGCAAGCGGTTGGTCTACCTCGATTCCGGCGCGACATCACAACGGCCGGTGCAAGTTCTCGACGCCGAGCGCGACTTCCTCACCAGCCACAACGCGGCGGTGCACCGTGGTGCCCATCAGCTGGCGGAGGAGGCGACCGACGCCTACGAGGCCGCCCGCGCCAAGATCGCCGGATTCGTGGGTGCGACATCGGAGACGATCGTGTTCACCAAGAACGCGACCGAGGCGATCAACCTCGTCGCCTACACCCTCGGCGACGATCGATCGGCTGCGCTGATGGGCGGTCGCCGACTCGGTCCGGGCGACACCGTGGTCGTCACCGAACTCGAGCATCACGCCAACCTGGTGCCGTGGCAGGAGCTCTGCCGCCGGACCGGTGCCACCCTCAAGTGGTACGGGGTGACCGAGGACGGTCGGATCGACCTGGACTCGCTGGAGCTCGACGACACGGTCAAGATCGTCTCGATCACACATCAGTCCAATGTCACCGGCGCGGTCACCGACGTCGCCGAACTCGTTCGGCGTGCCCGTGCGGTGGATGCGCGGGTGGTCCTCGACGCCTGCCAGTCGGTGCCGCATGCGCCGGTCGATCTCGCGGAGCTCGACGTCGACTTCGCCGCGTTCTCCGGGCACAAGATGTTCGGCCCGTCGGGTGTCGGCGTGCTCTACGGCAAGTCGGAACTGCTCGAGTCGCTGCCGCCCTTCATCACGGGCGGGTCGATGATCGAGATGGTCACGATGGAGACGTCGACCTATGCGCCTGCACCTCAACGGTTCGAGGCCGGCGTGCCGATGACCTCACAGGTGGTCGGATTGGGTGCCGCGGTCGACTACCTCACCGGCATCGGCATGGAAGCCATTGCCGCACATGAACATCACCTCACCGAGTACGCGCTCGAGCGCCTCGCCGCGATCGATGGCGTGCGGATCATCGGGCCCGAGACGGCCACGGATCGCGGGGGAGCGGTTGCGTTCCTGACCGACGGGGTGCACGCCCATGATCTCGGCCAGATCCTCGACGACGAGGGTGTCGCCATCCGCGTAGGACATCACTGCGCGTGGCCTCTGCATCGGCGCTTCGGGGTGGCCGCCACCGCACGCGCGTCGTTCGCCGCGTACAACACCACGTCCGAGGTGGATGCACTCGCCGACGCGATCGTCAAGGCGCAGAGATTCTTCGGGGTCCGCTGA
- a CDS encoding helix-turn-helix transcriptional regulator — protein MRSDTTLPSAAHAASVDGGLAAPGHPDGQTRAAVVSLLVEDGPLTASEIAERLGISAAGVRRHLEALTEAGDVETSSSGFGRAHRGRGRPAKWFQLTATGRGKLRHAYDDLAGAAMRRLRAVGGEAAVEAFARDRVEEIVADVVPAQDSGSVADTVNEIADALTSAGFSANTRNVGTGMQICQHHCPVAHVATEFPELCEAETAVFTELLGTHVQRLATIANGDCACTTHVPLHPPPEGATVPTGTTTTQASDAQPASAHVKKTSRKASR, from the coding sequence ATGAGGAGCGATACAACGCTGCCATCCGCAGCGCATGCCGCCTCTGTGGACGGCGGATTGGCCGCCCCAGGCCATCCCGACGGACAGACCCGTGCGGCCGTGGTTTCACTGCTGGTGGAAGACGGACCGCTGACCGCGTCGGAGATCGCCGAGCGGTTGGGGATCAGCGCCGCGGGTGTCCGCCGCCATCTGGAGGCACTGACCGAGGCCGGTGACGTGGAAACGTCGTCGTCGGGCTTCGGCCGGGCTCACCGCGGTCGCGGCCGCCCGGCGAAGTGGTTCCAGCTCACGGCCACCGGCCGGGGCAAGTTGCGCCACGCCTACGACGATCTGGCGGGCGCGGCGATGCGCCGGCTGCGTGCCGTCGGCGGGGAGGCCGCGGTCGAGGCGTTCGCGCGCGATCGGGTGGAGGAGATCGTGGCCGACGTGGTACCCGCACAGGATTCGGGTTCGGTCGCCGACACGGTCAACGAGATCGCCGACGCTCTCACCAGCGCCGGATTCTCGGCCAACACCCGGAACGTGGGGACCGGGATGCAGATCTGTCAGCACCACTGCCCGGTCGCGCACGTCGCCACCGAGTTCCCCGAACTGTGTGAAGCCGAGACCGCGGTGTTCACCGAACTCCTCGGCACGCACGTGCAGCGCCTGGCGACCATCGCCAACGGCGACTGTGCCTGCACCACCCATGTGCCACTGCATCCTCCGCCGGAGGGTGCCACGGTCCCGACGGGGACCACCACGACGCAAGCGAGCGATGCACAGCCCGCATCCGCTCACGTGAAGAAGACGAGTCGAAAGGCCTCGCGATGA
- the sufU gene encoding Fe-S cluster assembly sulfur transfer protein SufU gives MRMEQMYQEVILDHYKHPHGRGLREPFGAEVHHVNPTCGDEVTLRVSVSADGSTVEDISYDGQGCSISQASTSVLYDQLVGQPVTEALATVESFNTMMTSRGADEGDEELIGDGIAFAGVSKYPARVKCALLGWMAFKDALSQTVDAKESA, from the coding sequence ATGCGGATGGAGCAGATGTACCAGGAAGTGATCCTGGACCACTACAAGCATCCGCATGGCCGCGGTCTGCGTGAACCGTTCGGCGCCGAAGTGCACCACGTCAATCCGACGTGTGGCGACGAGGTCACGCTGCGCGTCTCGGTCTCGGCGGACGGTTCGACGGTCGAGGACATCTCATACGACGGTCAGGGTTGTTCGATCTCGCAGGCCTCCACCTCGGTGCTCTACGACCAGCTCGTCGGGCAGCCGGTGACCGAGGCGTTGGCCACCGTGGAGTCGTTCAACACGATGATGACCTCGCGCGGCGCGGACGAGGGTGATGAAGAACTGATCGGCGACGGCATCGCATTCGCCGGCGTCAGCAAGTACCCGGCGCGCGTGAAATGTGCGCTGCTGGGATGGATGGCCTTCAAGGACGCGTTGTCACAGACGGTCGACGCAAAGGAGTCAGCATGA
- the sufB gene encoding Fe-S cluster assembly protein SufB — protein sequence MTVTDPTATDTGTPTKPAPLTQEETIASLGNYGYGWADSDVAGASAQRGLSDAVVADISGKKNEPEWMLEQRLKALRIFDRKPMPHWGGDLDGIDFDNIKYFVRSTEKQAASWDDLPEDIKNTYDRLGIPEAEKQRLVAGVAAQYESEVVYHQIREDLEEQGVIFMDTDTGLREHPEIFQEYFGSVIPAGDNKFSALNTAVWSGGSFIYVPPGVHVDIPLQAYFRINTENMGQFERTLIIVDEGAYVHYVEGCTAPIYKTDSLHSAVVEIVVKKGGRCRYTTIQNWSNNVYNLVTKRAKAEAGATMEWIDGNIGSKVTMKYPAVWLTGEHAKGEVLSVAFAGEGQHQDTGSKMVHLAPNTSSNIVSKSVARGGGRASYRGLIKVNNGAHGSRSTVKCDALLVDTISRSDTYPYVDIREDDVTMGHEATVSKVSDDQLFYLMSRGLTEDEAMAMVVRGFVEPIAKELPMEYALELNRLIELQMEGAVG from the coding sequence ATGACAGTGACCGATCCGACCGCAACCGATACCGGAACACCGACGAAGCCTGCTCCGCTGACCCAAGAGGAGACCATCGCGTCGCTCGGCAACTACGGCTACGGCTGGGCCGATTCGGACGTCGCCGGCGCCAGCGCGCAGCGCGGTCTGTCCGATGCGGTCGTCGCCGACATCTCCGGCAAGAAGAACGAGCCGGAGTGGATGCTCGAGCAGCGGCTCAAGGCGCTGCGGATCTTCGATCGCAAGCCGATGCCGCATTGGGGTGGCGACCTCGACGGGATCGACTTCGACAACATCAAGTACTTCGTCCGATCCACCGAGAAGCAGGCGGCGAGCTGGGACGACCTGCCCGAGGACATCAAGAACACCTACGACAGGCTGGGCATCCCGGAGGCGGAGAAGCAGCGCCTGGTCGCCGGTGTCGCCGCGCAGTACGAGTCCGAGGTGGTCTATCACCAGATCCGCGAGGACCTGGAGGAGCAGGGCGTCATCTTCATGGACACCGACACCGGACTGCGTGAGCATCCGGAGATCTTCCAGGAGTACTTCGGCTCGGTCATCCCGGCCGGGGACAACAAGTTCTCCGCGCTGAACACCGCGGTGTGGTCGGGCGGCTCGTTCATCTACGTGCCGCCGGGCGTGCACGTCGACATCCCGCTGCAGGCCTACTTCCGCATCAACACCGAGAACATGGGTCAGTTCGAGCGGACCCTCATCATCGTCGACGAGGGTGCTTACGTGCACTACGTCGAGGGCTGCACTGCGCCGATCTACAAGACCGACTCGCTGCACTCGGCGGTCGTCGAGATCGTGGTGAAGAAGGGCGGCCGCTGCCGCTACACTACCATCCAGAACTGGTCGAACAACGTCTACAACCTGGTCACCAAGCGCGCCAAGGCCGAGGCCGGCGCCACCATGGAGTGGATCGACGGCAACATCGGCTCGAAGGTCACCATGAAGTACCCGGCTGTGTGGCTGACCGGTGAGCACGCCAAGGGCGAGGTGCTCTCGGTCGCGTTCGCCGGCGAGGGACAGCACCAGGACACCGGTTCGAAGATGGTGCACCTGGCGCCGAACACGTCGAGCAACATCGTGTCCAAGTCCGTGGCACGCGGCGGCGGGCGTGCGTCCTACCGTGGCCTGATCAAGGTCAACAACGGTGCGCACGGCAGTCGCTCCACGGTGAAATGCGATGCGCTGCTGGTCGACACCATCTCGCGTAGCGACACCTACCCGTACGTCGACATCCGCGAGGACGACGTGACGATGGGACACGAGGCGACCGTCTCCAAGGTCAGCGACGATCAGTTGTTCTATCTGATGAGCCGCGGCCTCACCGAGGACGAGGCGATGGCCATGGTGGTGCGCGGCTTCGTGGAGCCCATCGCCAAGGAACTCCCGATGGAGTACGCACTCGAACTCAACCGCCTGATCGAACTGCAGATGGAAGGAGCCGTCGGCTGA
- the sufD gene encoding Fe-S cluster assembly protein SufD, translating into MADPTIPTTGSPATNSTAGTPGLTATAVNKGEMFTSFDVDAFEVPSPREEVWRFTPFRRLRGLHDGKATRTAEAEISVEGAGDGVAVETVGRDDSRLGDGGVPFDRIAAQAYTSFTQATVVTVGKEVDHTDPITLTVTGPGVDEVAFGHIQIRLEPFARAVVVLDQKGSGTYAENVEFVVGDQASLTVVNVHDWADDAVHVAAHHVRAGRDSVIRHFAFSFGGNLVRLSPVVHYDAPGGDVELWGLYFADAGQHLEQRLLVDHSQPHCRSNVVYKGALQGDTTGDRTREAHTVWIGDVLIRPEAEGTDTFELNRNLVLTDNARADSVPNLEIETGEIVGAGHASATGRFDDEQLFYLQARGIPEDQARRLVIRGFFREVIAKIGVPDLRERLEAAIEHELQISGA; encoded by the coding sequence ATGGCCGATCCGACTATTCCGACGACCGGCAGCCCGGCAACCAACAGCACTGCCGGCACCCCGGGCCTCACCGCAACGGCGGTCAACAAGGGTGAGATGTTCACCTCGTTCGACGTCGACGCGTTCGAGGTCCCCAGCCCGCGCGAGGAGGTGTGGCGGTTCACCCCGTTCCGTCGCCTGCGTGGCCTGCACGACGGCAAGGCCACCCGCACGGCCGAGGCCGAGATCTCGGTCGAGGGCGCCGGTGACGGGGTCGCGGTCGAAACCGTCGGGCGCGACGATTCGCGGCTGGGTGACGGCGGCGTTCCCTTCGACCGCATCGCCGCCCAGGCGTACACGTCGTTCACCCAGGCGACCGTGGTCACGGTCGGCAAAGAGGTCGATCACACCGACCCGATCACCCTGACCGTCACCGGTCCCGGGGTCGACGAGGTCGCGTTCGGTCACATTCAGATCCGGCTCGAACCGTTCGCCCGCGCCGTCGTGGTGCTCGACCAGAAGGGCAGCGGCACGTACGCGGAGAACGTTGAGTTCGTCGTGGGCGACCAGGCCTCGCTGACCGTGGTCAACGTGCACGACTGGGCCGATGACGCAGTCCATGTGGCCGCTCATCACGTGCGTGCCGGCCGCGACTCGGTGATCCGTCACTTCGCGTTCAGCTTCGGCGGCAACCTGGTTCGCCTGTCTCCGGTGGTGCACTACGACGCGCCGGGCGGCGACGTCGAGTTGTGGGGCCTGTACTTCGCCGACGCCGGACAGCACCTCGAGCAGCGACTCCTCGTCGACCACAGCCAGCCGCACTGCCGGTCCAATGTGGTCTACAAGGGCGCACTGCAGGGCGACACTACCGGTGACCGGACCCGCGAGGCCCACACCGTGTGGATCGGTGACGTGTTGATCCGCCCGGAAGCCGAGGGCACCGACACCTTCGAGCTCAACCGCAACCTGGTGCTGACCGACAATGCCCGCGCCGATTCGGTGCCGAACCTCGAGATCGAGACCGGCGAGATCGTCGGCGCCGGACACGCCAGCGCCACCGGCCGCTTCGACGACGAGCAGCTGTTCTATCTGCAGGCCCGCGGCATCCCGGAGGACCAGGCGCGGCGCTTGGTGATCCGGGGCTTCTTCCGCGAGGTCATCGCCAAGATCGGCGTCCCGGATCTGCGCGAACGCCTCGAAGCCGCCATCGAGCACGAACTCCAGATCTCCGGCGCCTGA